Within the Glycine soja cultivar W05 chromosome 3, ASM419377v2, whole genome shotgun sequence genome, the region GACTGAAATTTACTTCTATTCTATAAGTTCTATTCCgtcaacaaataaatattattgtgatttcattttctgaacgtaattattgttttttttcttctttttattgtgATCTCTTATTGGGGAGTCAAAACTTGAAAAGCATATTTCAAAATACTATCAAATATGATGACGTTTTAATCATTCTTAAGAGTTAAGgacattttgaaaacaatgcccAAGTATCTCAATTTATTAGGAATatcataaacatatatatatatatatatatatatatatatatataatatttttttgtatactattctattctaaatatattttttattagtacccaaaatttattagaaattgtaATATTTTACAAGCCTTGTAAAGAGACACACTCacgattttataaatttaacaaaaaaaattgtgttagaTAATGTATTTTCCtcaagtaattttatttaataatttagtctcgtaaatattttttatcatcactTTAATTTAGTCTCGTAAAGATATATACGGTAATGAtttagaatttttatattttaacgaataaaaattattattaattaaaatataaaaatatgcgtgtttctaatttaattcaactttcttaaattaatttgtttaataaaatatattttattagtgaTATACAAAATATGTTACGATACTTAAtactaattaaagaaattaaatttcttttaaaaaataaatattattaaaaattattaaaatactatttatatataatcaagaaagacaaaataatttgatacaaaagttatatatatatatatatatatatatatatatatatatatatatatatataaaattagataCGTAGTTATATATTAAAtcccaatttttttatcatagttTGCCTCCGTGGGTTCCATGTCTCTATTTATTCCATTCTTTTTTAGTGTTTTCCCCTTCTCTTGATCTGATATTCTTCAAGTTAATTCTACAATCAGTACAATGTATATTCTCAAGCCCTTGCCCAATCAATTATTGATGAATGGGCTTGCCAATTATATATGGGCTTCTGGACTGATTTTATGGGCTAAAACTTCATGCACTACAGTATTGCTTCTTGTTACCCTCCATCACATTCCAAAAAGCCAATCCGCAGTGCAAATTGGGAGCCCAACCGGAAGCAATAGTGAGAGTGGGGCTGCAGGAAGTAAAATCCAATTTTGTGTTTTCAGTGACAAAGTTCTCCTTTCATCTCTGGAGGGCTTTGTTATTCTCATTTTCCTTTTGCCAATGAAATGGGCACTCCAACATTTTTtggtgaaaatatttttgacaaaaataagtTTCTATTATTACTTTATTCAATGGAAACTTACTTGTATTATGAATGCGAAATAagtttttgttgagttaaagttttacaaaaataaaaaaaaaataacacaacgaaaaaacatattaattatgtaGGCAATGGCTCTAAATGAAAAGGCAATCGGTCTTCATTTGCCTCTTCCACTGTATTATAAGATGAAGGCACATGTACTGCGCAGAAGATTAGTTgtgcttaattttaaagttgATTTATTTACACCCAAACTGAATTAACTATATATACACAAACTCGGGTCATGGCCATGGATTAATTGAATAGATGAGTGATATCTGAAGACAAGTGCAAGAACAGCAaagttttagaaagaaaaaggtAACTAACACACAATGGAACTAAAAATGACAAGCATGCATGAGACAATAATCAAGCGAGGTTGTCTTCGGTGGTGGCAAGGGAAGGCGAAAGCGAAGTGCGCGAGCGAGCCTCATCGTAATCATCTCCCAGAGGAGACTCTTCCACTCTGATCTCCTCAATCATCTTCACAACCTCCAACATGCACGGCCTCTTCTCCGCCTGCGCCGCCACGCACGCCAGTCCCACGTGCAGCATCGCCACCAACTCATCCTCTATGTTCTTGTACCTCAGCAGCTCCTGGTCAAACACCTCCGAAGTCCACTCTTCTTTCACCACCGATTTCACCCACTTCGGAAGATCCACCTCAGCCTCACGCGCCGGAGAAGTGTACTCCTTCGACGGAGCCCGACCCGTCAGAACCTCCAACAGTAGCACCCCGAAGCCGTACACGTCAGCCTCCTGCGACAGCCTCTTCACCTCAACTTGCTCCGGCGCCCTGTACCCTCCCAACCTTGCAATCGCGTGAACAGGGTTTAAAAGCAGCGAAAGGCCAAAGTCAGATATTAAAGCGACGCCGTTTTTGTCAAGAAGCACGTTGGAAGATTTCACGTTCCCGTGAGGTATCTTTGATGCGTTATACTCCGCATGAATCCGTGCCAAACCTCTAGCTGCACCTAACATCAAGCTTATTCTCGTGGTCCAATCTAACGGAATCCTTCCTGGTCCCCGGTTCcctatataatataatacaatCAAGGTTTATAACTATATACCTTAATCAAACAACTTAAGTAAAGTAACTAACTAACCATGAAGAAGAGCATGCAAGCTTCCATTGGGGAGATAATCATAGACAAGAAGTTTTTCTTCCTTAGCGTAATAATAAGCTCTTAGTCTAACAATGTTGGGGTGCTTGAGCTTCCCTACAACATCCATGTACTGTTCAAACTCGTTCCTCTCGCAGGGGTTAGCGTCTTTGAGTCTCTTCACAGCCACAGTGCAACCATCATCGAGCACCGCTCTGTAAACCGTTCCCAAGCTTCCTTTTCCGAGCATCTCCGCCGAAGCTCGAAGCAGATCCTCCAACTCAAACTGGTTCCTCCTATCGAAAAACACAAGCTTGCTTCGTTCCGTCTCAGTGTTCGTCCCATCACTATCTCTATCCAAGTTTCCACCGTTCCCATACACCTTCTTCTCGCTCCCAGAACTACTCCCACTTTTTCTCTTCGCGGTCTCGCTCCCCACCACCGAACCAGAGGTGGATCCTCTGGCGCAACAATGCGCCACCGCGAACGACGTCGCCACCAGCACCGCCACGCAAACCGCCACCACGATCGCCACGATGACACCGGCGCTCAACCCTTTCTTTCTCGGAGTGTCAGGAACGGTTACGCTACTTGTTTGCGGGAACGAGCTCGGTTTTGCAGGAACGGTTATCGTGGTAGTCTCTGTGTCTGGCTCTGTTTCGGAGCATTTGGGTAGCGGGGTGGACCCACAGAGGGCGTGGTTTCCGGAGAAGCTTACATTGCCGAATTTGGTGAGCATGGAATCGGGGACGTGGCCGCGGAGTTCGTTGTTGGTGACGTTGAGTACGGTGAGATTAAGGAGGGAAGCGGAAAGGTCGGGGACGTGGCCGGAGAGTGCGTTGTTCTGTAACCTCAACGTGAGGAGGTGGGTTAGTTTCGCTAGTTGTGTGGGGATTGGGCCGCGGATGTTGTTGTCGGAGATGTCAAGGCGGAGGAGAAGGCGGAGCGAGGATATCTCCGCCGGAATCTCGCCGGAGAAATCGTTGCGGGAGAGGTACAGTAGTTCCAGGCTTGTGCAGTTTAAGAGAGGTGAAATGGTGCCGTTTAAGCGGTTTTCGTGGAGGTCGAGAAAGCGAAGGTAGGTTAGTGTGGAGAGGGTATCAATTGGGCCGCGGAGGTTGAGGGAAGGGAGAGTGAGGCCCACTACTCTGCCGTTTGGGGAGCATTCCACGCCGCGCCACGCGGCGGAGCAGGCGTCGGCGCCGGTCCAGTTGGTGAGGAGGTTGCCGTGGGTGTCGGTTTGGAGACGGAATTCGGTGAGAGCGAGTGTATCATTTTGCCCTGCAGCCTCTGCAGCAACACAGAGGATGCACAAGCACAAGGCCAAGGCCAGTGCCAGGAATATGGGACAATGACAAACTTTTTTCATGTTATGGTCTGGGAAGGGAGGGAACGAGTGTGGTGGtgttattaatttaaaagaatttcagaTTTGGACTGAGAAGGAAAATGTGTCATGATTGGAGAGAGTGTGTGATTGAGGAAAAGTGTTGAAGCTGTTATTATAGGTCGTGGAGAGGTAGTAATTAATTAGGACTGGGGGAATAATATGATTAAAGGTAATGGGACTAGAGAGGTAGTGTCTATGATTGCTGTTGTCCGCTTCTTCATAAGAAATAGAATCAGTGACAAGAGCttgctttttcttttgcttgGCTTATTTTGCTAAAgggaaaatggaaaaaaaaatgttgtggtTCTTGATTGATTGAATCTGCTACTTTGTTCCCTTATGTTTGCAGTACTAATGTACTATGTCACCAGAAGGAATTTAGATGCCAGAATTATCTTATACACAAGGTTAAATAGTGTAATGGGATTCAAAATAGAACAAAAGCAGAATCAGATACTTGTCAAATGTGAAATGTTATCTCAATAATTTTCATACCATGCAGTAATAATCAgcattattgtattttgtttatgtAATGTGGTTCGATCAGTGAGGCTAGCTAATCAATTTGAAGCCCTCATGGGGTGCCACTATCTATGAAAAATTGAAGCTGATATTTTGGATAAACTACTTTTCAGCTTTTCTGTCCAAAGGTCTATTCCCTCCCACTCTCCCACGGTCCCGCCTTTATTTGAAGAGaactaaaaaaaactctatATTTTACGTTACATTGGCAGGAATTGATCAATCACAAAAAACATGTGCGACAAGAAATTTAAACTATGGAGAGTAAGTAACTGAGTCACCATCGTATTTGTCCTGCTGAAACTCAATTTCATACCTGAAAAGTAATGGTTTTACTTGGGTACATATACATATTTCCTCATAACAATTCTGGttggaatttaattaaatcacaagtccacaaccaaaaccTCAGCgaacataattattttctttagagGTCTTCCCATCTCTTGAACGTACATTCTTTCCTCAACCAACTCCAGAGTTCTTGATATATTACTGACCATATACATAATTCTTATCAAATTAATGTGTTCACATGTGCTTGCAATGATGCAATTGATAAGGTATTAAAACCAACTCTGGCCCGTAAAggtcaatttttttagttactaTTATGGAAGGGTAAAGGGGGGGGGGTTCACTGTTGACCATCATCTAGTCTAGAACAACTCATCCTAAATCATTGTAGTTGATTCCTCTGCTcctttttctgttttatatTCCTTTTCCTATCACTCATCAATAGGTTAATAATACCACTACCCTTTTCCCCCAGTAATTACGGCACGCAGAACTACTTAAGACACAAGATCCGCACTTAAACAGTTATTTCCTCTTAAGCAAGTacaacactttttttaatatgagaAAACAGAAAATTTGAACTGGCTACATGCAACATCATCATCTTGTGTGTTCCTGTTTACGTGCATGTTGGGGGGGGAGAAgcaattgaaattaattaatacctagttcattttttttatggaaataaTCCTACTCGAGACATCAATACTCTAAATGTGAGAATTTTTCTcgttaaaaaatcaaattttagtttaCCATGTTGCAAAAGAAGTAGTCCATTCCGTTAAACCTAACAAAATCAGGTTAGCCCAGTTTAATTGTTACTAGTGAGTATCAACCcttatttctaaaaatcttTGAATTTGGATCCCACGTTAGTTGAAACGTTGAGCTGTGGACCACTAGGCATTGACACTGTGAATGCAATTAATCTATGCAACTTTTTACTGCTCATGATATCCGCAATTTAACCGGATTAACATGATTAATTCTCCCGGACAAACTTTAGAGGCTTTCACCAAACGAAAGCGCTGCATTATTAGGTTTGCCCGCCGCTGCTGCTTCTTTTTTCCATGTTGTGGAAGAAAAAAAGTGGCCTCCGCTTTAAGTCATGCACAAGCAAAGTTTTTCTCACATCAGATTCTGAACTCAAGCATAAAATTCAATGATAAACATGCTAATGCAAGGGACATGACTGGAATTCAAGCTTTCGTTTCACTACAAAAATTGACCTAGCCAGTCAAAACACACCAAATATAGTACAGCAGTTATccaataaaattgatatttgaaTTTGTCGGTCCCCAAAATAGAATAAGCCCAGCCCAACACAAGGtagtcctttttctttttcgttttccattttcttataatataGTAGTTACTTTTCATCTGAGAGCATTATTCTTCGTATTTTAGCGCAAAATTGGCACATACAAGTTTATCAACCCCCACCATGCACACCCTTTTTTAGGATTTGActctttgaaaataatatgtatttatatttataggataaaaatgtaaaattacaataattattgattagaattacgaaaataaattcaaatttttttaatccacaTTATAATAAGACATTTAGTAGTTGGGTAAGAGCACGTGGATTTTTGGCAAGCATATAATAAGGTGATGGCGTGATGGGTAATGGCACATGGGTGGGGGCAATGGGTGGTACACTGTACCGGTTTCCATCTCCATTCGAAAGCATTCCGTAGAGTTTCCACCAGTATGGTAATGGATGTTGTCGCAAAAAGTGAAGGAATGGTTTCagcttttttctctttcatcgTGAACAAATGGTTATTGCATTACGAATTTATAATGACACCCTAAAGAAAAAAGGGTTAATAAAGCAGAGGGTCGTGGCGAGATTGGCGTTCCAAATTGTTTGATATTTTGCTTTGAGCGGAATAAAATCTTTTTAACacagtttttttattagttacaaCTTATGTAGATTGCATTAGTTGGCAAATAACATTCAAAGAATTAGATTCTTATTCACATGTCTAATGACATCTACATACTACATAAAGAATGTggggaaaaaaatgttagaaattgTTATCCTTGTGTTCATGAATTCAACTACTAGAGTCACCCGTCCGTTGCCAATGAGTGATTGCACTTTGCCTATGTTGTAAAATTAGGATTTGGATTGATGATTCCATTATAGTAAACTCATCCTTGTCAAAGGAggcatttttcttaattttacacGAGAGATGCACGAGATTCGATCTGCATAGATATGTTGTAGTATTAACTAAGTCAgtcaataatttatatgttcttttaaatataaaataaccgTTTAGCactaatatttatcaaaatcataaatatgatTATTCATACCAATTTCTATTATCTAAATTGATACAGAAATTTCTTGTCAATTGGCTGACGAAGCAAGACTCGAGAAAGCACAACAGAAGCAGAAACGGGCAGGATTCATGTTTTTGATTATCATTTGAAAATGGGGCAAAGAACAGAATCTGAGTTTAAGAACTTTGTGCATAGAAAAAGgccaaagttgaaaaattattggGTATTATACATCATTCATATATAATTGTGACAAAACCAAGTGTTCTAGTAACTTGTGCTGATCTAACTTCTAAGAGATAGACGAGACGTGCTTCATGCCCCGACAAAGAAATACTACTAATTTGCATATAGAGACCAAAAAACTGTGTCAGATTGCAATGATAGATAGATAGTGTTGATTTTGACTTAGTTTAATTGATGCAACTGCCACGGTTGAGCATGGATTGGGAAAAAGAAGAAGCGAACGAAGATGGAAAACATGGTGACAAAAGCACAGTAATTTGTGACAGCCAGCAAGCGATAGAGACAAAAGATTGTGGCAATTCTACTGTCTTAGATTCTCTGTTTATTGGGAAGGTAAGTTGCATGCCGTTTCGTTTAGCAGTTAGaacattgatttgatttgatatgTATGTATGGCATTACTACAGTTCCAGAACTGTATTCCTTATTTGGAggatatttcaaatttatacGCGAATACCAATTCAAGATATGTAAGGTGCATTCGGAAGGTTGAGAATCCTATGCATATTGTTTTTGAAGGGTCATTTTTCAATATTTCGTATAACTCTTTTTTACGCCTGAATATCAAATTTGTCCAAAGGTGAGTTTAATTGAACCTTTCTAAAGAAGGCATATATTGCTTTCCTACCCTGTCTTCTTTTCTTTAAATGgaataattaaaagttaaatcaGGTTGTTGAgtgcatttgaattttttattgccTAAACCTTGTTTGTTAATTATGTATACTTGATGGTCAGAATAGAGATTGCGATTAAAATCCCAAATCATAACAAGCATATGAAAAATAGAGGAGAATATTTCAAGGTCTTGAAATTATTCTGACCTTGAGACTTTTACATGTAACCTACAACATAAGTTTCAAGGTTTTAAAGGTATTTAGAAATGTAAGcatttattgattattgataTTCATTAAGCATTTTTTGAAAAAGTCGCACTCATCCCTTATATATAGGAAGAGTTGTGAAAAATTGAATAATCCATCTTAGCAAAGAATCATCCCCAAGAGAGATAGTGGGAGAACTCTTGTATCTCcctttgaaagaaagaaaattgattaCTATGAGACATTCATTCTGGTTGTCAAAACAAGTACAATGAGAGTTATACTAGCAACGACAATATACTTTAATTGGTAAGAAACAATAAAACcatgaattttaaaatgtagAGTTTAACAAAACAATATTCATGAGACAACCTAAAGGATTTGTGAACCCAACGTACTCTACCTCAGCACACATGCAATCTTAAAGTTTGATATGTTATGTAAGGTTTCTAACTTTCTAAGGCATCCCAAAGGTTTAATATACccttttatccaaatacaaacaataCTACTACCAAATGGGCAAGGCACTAAACCTTTGGGGCATATTCCACTACTACATCTTGAAAGTTAAATTAAAGGCATTGCAAGAGATGATACAAGGCACCCCAAGGTCACGCCTGTCTAAAATctgattacattttttttcctatcacTAATATGGTATCCCAATGTTCAATACCTCTGTATGCAAATACATTTTAAACTACCGTTTGGGCAAGGTTCTAACTTCTAAACCTTTAGGCTATATTGCAATACTACATAAAAGTGAATTAAAGGTAATGTAAGAGATTATAGAAGACACTACCAAGTCACGCCTATCTAAAATATGATTACATTTTCCTTTCTGTCATTAATTATTGAGGATCATtatgtatcaaaataaaataaaattgaggaTCAGTTTAGTTTCAATGTGGGCTcagtatttcttttt harbors:
- the LOC114407151 gene encoding leucine-rich repeat receptor-like protein kinase PXC1; translated protein: MKKVCHCPIFLALALALCLCILCVAAEAAGQNDTLALTEFRLQTDTHGNLLTNWTGADACSAAWRGVECSPNGRVVGLTLPSLNLRGPIDTLSTLTYLRFLDLHENRLNGTISPLLNCTSLELLYLSRNDFSGEIPAEISSLRLLLRLDISDNNIRGPIPTQLAKLTHLLTLRLQNNALSGHVPDLSASLLNLTVLNVTNNELRGHVPDSMLTKFGNVSFSGNHALCGSTPLPKCSETEPDTETTTITVPAKPSSFPQTSSVTVPDTPRKKGLSAGVIVAIVVAVCVAVLVATSFAVAHCCARGSTSGSVVGSETAKRKSGSSSGSEKKVYGNGGNLDRDSDGTNTETERSKLVFFDRRNQFELEDLLRASAEMLGKGSLGTVYRAVLDDGCTVAVKRLKDANPCERNEFEQYMDVVGKLKHPNIVRLRAYYYAKEEKLLVYDYLPNGSLHALLHGNRGPGRIPLDWTTRISLMLGAARGLARIHAEYNASKIPHGNVKSSNVLLDKNGVALISDFGLSLLLNPVHAIARLGGYRAPEQVEVKRLSQEADVYGFGVLLLEVLTGRAPSKEYTSPAREAEVDLPKWVKSVVKEEWTSEVFDQELLRYKNIEDELVAMLHVGLACVAAQAEKRPCMLEVVKMIEEIRVEESPLGDDYDEARSRTSLSPSLATTEDNLA